Proteins encoded in a region of the Onthophagus taurus isolate NC chromosome 10, IU_Otau_3.0, whole genome shotgun sequence genome:
- the LOC111428474 gene encoding uncharacterized protein, translating to MTKNFLIHSISLVLFSFIVGLKSEVLADLRFTCNGRPAGYYADVDSGCQIYHMCDGLGRQFSYSCPNTTLFQQRMLICDHWYMVNCSTAENDYSANLLIGQKKPFVEDSESHPYHRTPRPDLLSQPTASEYNIVYRTGRENRLGGLNIVGLESNLESTVTDRPSYNLPSHWSTEIPRDSKRPIPIPVQAKIERIDLRPQGKSITFDRINSVNFIRPTKITDSFLKRKDDIIPVNFKSLFKNTTPVFPTKEELGITTPSSIDEILQPPPKSEENIIEDRFDKQLFVPNKNVLPPTQKEAVKIRKIPTLEQIKEMFSIPDYEFPLEPNGGPSYDGKINSFQANPFIIGVKPRQHAV from the exons atgacaaagaattttttgatacactCGATTAGTTTAGTGTTGTTTTCATTCATCGTCGGTTTAAAGAGTGag GTGTTAGCTGACTTAAGGTTCACCTGTAATGGAAGGCCGGCGGGGTATTACGCAGACGTTGATTCAGGATGTCAa ATTTACCACATGTGTGATGGTTTAGGTCGCCAATTCAGTTACAGCTGCCCAAATACGACGTTGTTTCAACAGAGAATGTTAATTTGCGATCATTGGTACATGGTTAATTGTAGTACGGCGGAAAATGATTATTCcgcaaatttattaataggcCAAAAGAAACCTTTTGTAGAAGACTCAGAATCACATCCCTATCATAGAACACCAAGACCTGATTTGTTATCACAACCAACAGCTTCCGAATATAACATTGTTTATAGAACAGGGAGAGAGAATAGGTTGGGTGGTTTAAACATTGTTGGATTAGAAAGTAATTTAGAATCAACAGTAACTGATAGACCATCGTACAATTTACCAAGCCATTGGTCCACGGAAATTCCAAGAGATTCAAAAAGACCAATCCCAATTCCAGTTCAAGCAAAAATTGAAAGGATCGATTTAAGACCACAAGGAAAATCAATTACTTTTGATAGAATCAAttcagttaattttataagaccaacaaaaataacagattcatttttaaaaagaaaagatgaTATCATCCccgttaattttaaatcgctttttaaaaataccacACCGGTTTTTCCCACAAAAGAAGAACTAGGAATCACCACTCCTTCATCGATAGACGAGATTTTACAACCACCACCGAAAAGCGAAGAAAACATTATCGAAGACCGTTTTgataaacaactttttgtaCCAAACAAAAACGTTTTACCACCGACTCAAAAAGAAGcggttaaaattagaaaaatccCAACTTTAGAACAAATCAAAGAAATGTTTTCTATACCAGACTACGAATTTCCTTTAGAACCTAACGGTGGACCGAGTTACGATgggaaaattaattcatttcaaGCGAATCCTTTTATTATTGGGGTAAAACCAAGACAACATGCAGTGTGA
- the LOC111428478 gene encoding trans-1,2-dihydrobenzene-1,2-diol dehydrogenase-like, producing MALRWGIASAGRISHDFVAALKTLPADEHEVVAVAARNHENSLEFAKTHGIQKAYEGYLDLATDVSVDVVYIGTINTQHLYLTKLMLEHGKHVLCEKPLTINSTQTKELIEYAKSKNLFLMEAIWSRCFPVYKELTHQLKMGTIGDVLYVNVTFGVPIDKVPRVSLKKMGGGGILDIGIYTLQFVQYIYRGVKPLKVCATGHLNSQEVDEMANGLLLYPDGKSAVVSCCTKTLYPNEAVVVGTKGQIVIPTFWCPSKLITPEKTFEYEIPKPGVQLNFQNSGGLAYEADEVRRCIKAGLIESPMLPHSESIELSEMMDSFRNDLGVIYPEDI from the exons ATGGCTTTACGTTGGGGAATTGCCAGTGCAGGAAGAATTTCGCATGATTTCGTAGCGGCTTTAAAAACTTTACCTGCAGATGAACACGAAGTTGTTGCAGTCGCGGCTAGAAATCATGAAAATTCATTGGAATTTGCTAAAACGCATGGGATTCAAAAAGCGTATGAAGGTTATTTAGATCTTGCTACTGACGTTTCAGTTg atGTCGTTTACATCGGTACAATAAACACccaacatttatatttaacaaaGCTAATGTTGGAACATGGTAAACATGTTTTGTGCGAAAAaccattaacaataaattcaaCACAAACGAAAGAACTAATTGAGTACGCAAAgagcaaaaatttatttttaatggaaGCAATTTGGTCAAGATGTTTCCCAGTTTACAAAGAATTAACCCATCAATTAAAAATGGGAACAATCGGAGATGTTCTTTACGTTAACGTAACATTTGGTGTACCGATCGATAAAGTACCAAgagttagtttaaaaaaaatgggtGGTGGAGGAATCCTCGACATCGGAATTTACACCCTACAATTCGTCCAGTACATTTACCGCGGCGTGAAACCTTTAAAAGTATGCGCAACGGGACATTTAAATTCCCAAGAAGTTGATGAAATGGCCAACGGACTACTTTTATATCCAGATGGAAAAAGCGCGGTTGTTAGCTGTTGCACAAAAACTTTATATCCAAATGAAGCGGTTGTTGTTGGAACTAAAGGACAAATAGTGATCCCAACCTTTTGGTGTCCGTCAAAATTGATTACGCCCGAAAAAACGTTTGAATATGAAATTCCCAAACCCGGAgttcaattaaattttcaaaacagcgGTGGATTGGCTTATGAAGCCGACGAAGTGCGAAGATGCATCAAAGCAGGATTAATAGAAAGCCCAATGTTGCCTCACAGCGAAAGCATTGAATTAAGTGAGATGATGGATTCGTTTAGAAACGATCTTGGAGTTATTTATCCGGAagatatttaa
- the LOC111428468 gene encoding serine/threonine-protein kinase PLK4: MASSINSFSERIEEYEVHNLLGKGGFASVYRAKCLKTGMNVAIKMIDKKLMQAAGMVSRVRQEVSIHYRLKHPSILELYTFFEDQNYVYLVLELCHNGELQQYLKKHTEHHVLSEFEASSIMRQVVEGVQYLHSHNILHRDMSLSNLLLTKDMQIKIADFGLATQLSRPDEKHMTMCGTPNFISPEVASRGSHGLEADVWSLGCLLYTLLVGTPPFDTQGVKSTLTRVVMANYQLPNYLSVEAKDLINSLLQKNPKDRIRLTQILEHPFIKRGNLRISSNLTHDSGVHTMSSKRESALSDGVLLDSLRKCNSDYLPVLNQSPIPIELKYKGSQSVDHLTNHFGSSQLIEEQQKVSVFSQGYGCIGRSQCSQKCCQPNDPGGGKVSVMSTSENIRHSSKNLQKLCSHRLLPTRHQTKNAILSILDDSEVCVEFIKKRGHLKRELVCEVCRISPDGERIILYEPENGKGTSVTSSVPELPRQGTDNIFSFENLPEKHWKKYMYAFKFVELVRAKTPKVTYYTDKAKCLLMENLVDFEACFYEGGKVTSSSNEGVTLIDSVGTRLNFKSNDQTDLPTSLNLLWIHAQEAKNHCCLLERTLNELPGQKNFPIIVGRRPNSNLNGTPGKENRTQPLMPSFNMTSINTSTPTSVNCKNVQSKSVSIPGIGTAIQLASGEVKVRYPDGSQIWVDGKHNVQFQYADGKLVSYGNSDNIPRQIVEKLQHMPIVLRHLMPTSSVSHKTRLR; this comes from the exons ATGGCAAGTTCGATAAATTCGTTTAGCGAACGGATTGAG gAATACGAAGTGCATAATTTACTTGGTAAAGGAGGTTTTGCTTCCGTTTATAGagcaaaatgtttaaaaacagGGATGAATGTTGCTATAAAAATG atcgataaaaaattaatgcaaGCTGCTGGGATGGTTTCAAGAGTCCGTCAAGAAGTTTCGATTCATTATCGATTAAAACACCCTTCGATACTTGAGTTATACACGTTTTTCGAGGATCAAAACTATGTTTATTTAGTGTTGGAATTGTGTCATAATGGGGAATTACaacagtatttaaaaaaacatactgag catCATGTTCTTTCGGAATTCGAAGCAAGCAGTATAATGAGACAAGTAGTTGAAGGGGTACAATATCTTCACTCTCATAATATTCTCCATCGAGATATGTCACTTTCAAATCTCCTTTTAACAAAAGATATGCAAATT aAAATAGCTGATTTTGGTTTAGCAACACAATTATCACGCCCGGATGAAAAACACATGACGATGTGTGGAACTCCAAATTTTATATCTCCAGAAGTGGCTTCTAGAGGATCACATGGTTTAGAGGCCGACGTTTGGAGTCTTGGGTGTTTGCTTTACACCCTTTTGGTTGGTACGCCACCTTTTGATACTCAAGGTGTTAAAAGTACATTAACCAGAGTTGTAATGGCGAATTATCAGCTTCCAAATTATCTTTCTGTTGAAGCcaaagatttaattaattcgttattgcaaaaaaatccGAAAGATCGGATTCGTTTAACTCAAATTCTTGAACATCCTTTTATAAAACGTGGTAATTTAAGGATATCCTCGAATTTAACTCACGATAGTGGCGTTCACACCATGTCCAGTAAAAGAGAGAGTGCTTTAAGTGATGGGGTTTTATTAGATAGTTTACGTAAATGTAATAGTGATTATTTACCGGTTTTAAATCAAAGCCCAATTCCCATCGAGTTAAAATATAAAGGATCTCAAAGCGTAGATCACTTAACAAATCATTTTGGGTCATCTCAATTAATTGAGGAGCAACAAAAAGTTTCTGTGTTCTCTCAAGGATACGGTTGCATTGGGAGAAGTCAATGTAGTCAAAAATGTTGTCAACCGAACGATCCGGGTGGAGGTAAAGTCTCTGTGATGTCCACCTCTGAAAATATTCGACATagttcaaaaaatttacaaaaactttGTAGCCATCGACTTTTACCTACAAGGCATCAAACGAAAAACGCAATCTTGAGTATTTTGGATGATTCCGAAGTTTGTGTtgagtttattaaaaagagggGTCATTTAAAACGCGAATTAGTTTGTGAAGTTTGCCGAATATCGCCTGATGGTGAAAGAATAATCCTTTATGAACCCGAAAACGGAAAAGGTACATCTGTAACAAGTTCAGTCCCCGAATTACCACGCCAAGGAACCGATAACATCTTTAGTTTTGAAAACCTTCCAGAAAAACACtggaaaaaatatatgtacGCATTTAAATTTGTCGAATTGGTCCGAGCGAAAACCCCAAAAGTCACTTATTACACTGACAAAGCCAAGTGTCTCTTAATGGAGAATTTGGTTGATTTTGAAGCTTGTTTTTATGAAGGTGGGAAGGTTACATCATCTTCAAATGAAGGAGTTACATTAATCGATTCTGTAggaactagattaaattttaaaagtaatgatCAAACTGATTTACCAACatctttaaatttgttatggaTTCACGCACAAGAAGCTAAAAATCATTGTTGTTTATTGGAACGAACTTTAAATGAATTACCTGGTCAGAAAAACTTCCCAATTATCGTGGGTAGAAGACCAAATTCgaatttaaatggaacaccagGGAAAGAAAATCGAACACAACCACTCATG CCATCATTTAACATGACTTCAATCAATACATCAACTCCAACTTCTGTGAACTGTAAAAACGTTCAATCTAAATCGGTAAGTATTCCTGGAATTGGCACAGCAATTCAATTGGCAAGCGGAGAAGTTAAAGTGCGTTATCCGGACGGGTCTCAAATTTGGGTCGACGGTAAACACAATGTGCAATTTCAATACGCCGATGGAAAATTGGTGAGTTATGGAAATTCTGATAATATTCCGCGACAAATCGTCGAAAAATTACAACACATGCCAATCGTTTTGAGACACTTAATGCCAACGTCTTCAGTTTCACACAAAACTAGATTAAGATAA